The genomic region CTTCCTCTTCGAGATAGACGGCGACCGCGGCTTCGCTTGCCTCCATGTCGTCGCGGCGAAGCGAGGAGAGAACCTCTTCCGGAATGCTCGAAGACGCCGGGCGCACGCTTGCCGCATAGCCTTTCAGGGCTTCACGGAACGAAAGCGGCCGCAGGAACGCATCGTCGAGACGCTTTTTCCAGTTCGGGGACAGGCCAGCGGCATCGAGCACGCTCGAAAACAGGCCGAGATCGCCGAGGCGCATCGTCCAGTCCTTGAAGCCCGTCTTCTCGATGGCCTTGATGATGATCGCGACTGTCTCAGCTTCGGCCACTTCGCGCGACTTATCGCCGAAGCGCTCGATACCGGCCTGGCGGAACTCGCGCGGGTGCGCGGCGGTTGCGCCTTGCGGCTGAAAGCGGAACGCCGGGCCGTTGTAGCAATAGCGCGCGGGCGTCATCGGATCAGCATGACGCTCCAAGTGCAGGCGGCAGGTCGGCACGGTGATGTCGGGCCGCAGACAAAGCTCGGCGCCGTCCTGATCGGCGAAGACGTATGTTCGCGCGCGCAGGCTCTCGCCGATGACGTCGAGGAAGACATCAGCGGGCTGGATGATCGGCGGCGCGACGGCATCGTAGCCGGCCTTGATGAAGACCGACATCATCGTCTGCGCTTGGCTTGCCAGCGCTTCGAGATTTTGGACCGTCTCAGCGGTCATTTTCTGTCTCCCGCGCGCGCCAGCGCTAGGCCCCCCACCCCTAACCCCTCCCCGCGGAGGGGGAGGGGAACAGAGCGGAGAACGACATCGCTTCCCTCGCCACGTTCGAGAGGGAAAACGGAGTGGTCAGCGAATTTGGCCCCACTTCTACCCTCCCCTTGACGGGGAGGGGGCGGGGGTAGGGTGAACGAATTGAGTGAGATCAGCATCGCGCTCATCCCTGATGCCGCTTGATGAGGTTGTAAACTTCTTGCACGAGGTGCACTTCGGAGACGGAGAATTGAGCCGCGCGCGCCTCTTTCCATTCCTTGTTGTCCTTGATCGCGGCAGCGGCTTTCGCGCCTTCGATCAAATCCTTGATCGTCACCTCGCCCTTGGCGCGCTCATCCGAACCTTGGATGATGACGCATGGGCTGTTGCGCTTGTCGGCGTATTTAATTTGGTCGCCGAATGATTTTGCGTTTCCGAG from Hyphomicrobium sp. MC1 harbors:
- a CDS encoding ATP phosphoribosyltransferase regulatory subunit, whose product is MTAETVQNLEALASQAQTMMSVFIKAGYDAVAPPIIQPADVFLDVIGESLRARTYVFADQDGAELCLRPDITVPTCRLHLERHADPMTPARYCYNGPAFRFQPQGATAAHPREFRQAGIERFGDKSREVAEAETVAIIIKAIEKTGFKDWTMRLGDLGLFSSVLDAAGLSPNWKKRLDDAFLRPLSFREALKGYAASVRPASSSIPEEVLSSLRRDDMEASEAAVAVYLEEEAIELIGTRSLTDITMHLIDIAEDRQEKPLDTQTIELIERYINVSGPAITAGEKISALIKEAPNGSGYALETYDRRLALLANAGIDLDRVTFSAEFGRTLAYYTGLVFEVNAAELGAKSPIAGGGRYDGLMRAAGSNEDVPAIGAAIHSERLLAVCGGGTP